The Williamsia sp. DF01-3 genome has a window encoding:
- a CDS encoding nuclear transport factor 2 family protein: protein MTSTNESVVLGLWAALSRRDWEAIKGFVSDDCIYVDMPVGPAAAARGPEDIVKRLKIGLESLADYVNHDGLLVENGQDVMYEHTETWTWPTGETATLAFVTVHKVVDGRITLWKDYWDFGGLANHAPPNWVENFSTADMSWMYDATGVI from the coding sequence GTGACGAGCACCAATGAATCCGTAGTTCTCGGCCTGTGGGCCGCTCTGAGCCGACGCGACTGGGAGGCCATCAAGGGTTTCGTGTCCGACGACTGCATATACGTCGACATGCCGGTGGGTCCTGCAGCTGCCGCGCGAGGGCCGGAGGACATCGTCAAGCGCCTGAAGATCGGCCTGGAGAGCCTGGCCGATTATGTCAACCATGACGGTCTACTGGTGGAGAACGGTCAGGACGTGATGTACGAACACACCGAGACCTGGACCTGGCCCACCGGCGAAACCGCGACCCTGGCTTTTGTGACCGTGCACAAGGTTGTCGATGGACGCATCACCCTGTGGAAGGACTACTGGGACTTCGGCGGCCTCGCCAATCACGCGCCGCCCAACTGGGTGGAGAACTTCAGTACCGCCGACATGTCGTGGATGTACGACGCCACCGGCGTCATCTGA
- a CDS encoding amidohydrolase family protein, giving the protein MTYDTLIRRGRWFDGTGAPSSIADIGIRDGRIVAVSAQPLDPADCPTVIDATGRWVLPGMVDIHTHYDVEVLGGPALSESLRHGVTTVLLGSCSLSTIHIGAEVAGDLFGRVEAIPRRHVIANVDSRKNWRSAAEYVDALESLPLGPNLAAFIGHSDMRAATMGLDRATRKEVTPEPEELLRMEKMLNEALDAGFVGMSSQQLLFDKLDGEVCRSRTLPSTYARAPELRRLGAILRTRNRVLQTGPDISRPWNVLSQAFGSLGLWRRRHLKTSLLSAADIKARPEVIHAMGPIARFINRLGGNFRWQHLPVPFEVYADGIDLAVFEEFGSGAAALHLQTEVDRNELMQDEDYRRAFRKDYGRKYGPRVWHRDFFDAEIVDCPDTSVVGKSFGQVGVDRGGLHPVDAFLDLVVEHGNKLRWRTTISNHRPELLKKLAVEPGVQLGFSDAGAHLRNMAFYNFGLRLLRHVHSAAEAGTPFMTIEHAVHRLTGELADWYDIDAGHLRIGDRADLLVLDPDHLDEQLDAYSESRLEQFGGLSRMVNRNDETVCAVMVNGELMFENGAPTPVLGKRRVGRFLRTRTGDSPAPSPHDRSAHPTPQGV; this is encoded by the coding sequence ATGACCTACGACACACTGATTCGCCGTGGTCGGTGGTTCGATGGCACCGGCGCCCCTTCATCCATCGCCGATATCGGCATCCGTGACGGCCGGATTGTCGCTGTCAGCGCGCAGCCGCTGGATCCGGCCGACTGCCCCACCGTGATCGACGCGACCGGCCGGTGGGTGCTGCCCGGCATGGTCGACATCCACACCCACTACGACGTCGAGGTTCTCGGTGGGCCTGCGTTGAGCGAGTCGTTGCGGCACGGTGTGACCACCGTTCTGCTGGGTTCGTGTTCACTGTCGACGATCCACATCGGAGCCGAGGTGGCCGGCGATCTCTTCGGCCGCGTCGAGGCCATCCCGCGGCGACATGTGATCGCCAACGTCGACAGCCGCAAGAACTGGCGCAGTGCCGCCGAATACGTAGACGCGCTCGAATCGCTCCCCCTGGGGCCCAACCTCGCCGCGTTCATCGGACACTCGGACATGCGGGCGGCAACGATGGGCCTCGACCGGGCGACCCGCAAAGAGGTGACCCCCGAACCCGAAGAGCTCCTCCGCATGGAGAAGATGCTCAACGAGGCGCTGGACGCCGGCTTTGTCGGAATGTCGTCGCAGCAGCTCCTTTTCGACAAGCTCGACGGAGAGGTGTGCCGTTCTCGCACGCTGCCTTCCACCTACGCCAGGGCGCCAGAACTCCGCCGGTTGGGTGCCATACTGCGCACCCGCAATCGGGTCTTGCAGACCGGACCCGACATCTCGCGGCCGTGGAACGTGCTCTCCCAGGCGTTCGGCTCCCTGGGCCTCTGGCGACGTCGCCACCTCAAGACCAGCCTGCTCTCGGCGGCGGACATCAAGGCTCGCCCCGAGGTGATCCACGCGATGGGGCCGATCGCGCGGTTCATCAACAGGCTCGGCGGGAACTTTCGCTGGCAACACCTTCCGGTCCCTTTCGAGGTCTATGCGGACGGAATCGACCTGGCGGTGTTCGAGGAGTTCGGCTCGGGCGCGGCAGCTCTGCATCTGCAGACCGAGGTCGACCGCAACGAGCTCATGCAAGACGAGGACTACCGGCGCGCGTTCCGCAAGGACTACGGACGCAAGTACGGCCCCCGGGTGTGGCATCGCGACTTCTTCGACGCCGAGATCGTCGATTGCCCCGACACCTCGGTGGTCGGCAAGTCGTTCGGCCAGGTCGGTGTCGACCGTGGTGGACTACACCCCGTCGACGCGTTCCTTGATCTCGTCGTCGAGCACGGCAACAAACTCCGTTGGCGCACAACCATTTCGAACCACCGTCCCGAACTCCTCAAGAAGCTCGCGGTGGAACCGGGCGTTCAGCTGGGTTTCTCTGATGCCGGCGCCCATCTGCGCAACATGGCGTTCTACAACTTCGGACTTCGGCTGTTGCGCCATGTTCATTCGGCGGCAGAGGCCGGTACGCCGTTCATGACGATCGAACACGCGGTGCACCGGCTCACCGGTGAGCTCGCCGACTGGTACGACATCGATGCCGGGCACTTGCGCATCGGCGACCGGGCAGACCTCCTCGTTCTCGATCCCGACCACCTCGACGAGCAACTCGATGCCTATAGCGAATCAAGGCTCGAGCAGTTCGGCGGTCTGTCGCGAATGGTGAACCGCAACGACGAGACCGTCTGCGCCGTGATGGTCAACGGCGAGCTGATGTTCGAAAACGGCGCCCCCACACCAGTTCTCGGCAAACGACGGGTCGGGCGCTTTCTTCGCACCCGAACCGGTGACAGCCCGGCTCCATCGCCGCATGATCGATCCGCCCATCCAACACCTCAAGGGGTATGA
- a CDS encoding LacI family DNA-binding transcriptional regulator, with amino-acid sequence MAAVRLQDVAAAAGVSQATASRVLNGSSRVPGVGVADRVRAAAAELGYVPNAQAQALARSSTGLIGLVVHDVADPYFSSIVRGVQAQARAAGKLVLLASTERDFDVERQSVSTFISHRADAIILAGSRQSGDLDRDLEQEFAVYRENGGKVVVIGQPLSFGAAVEPENWSASGQLAEALYQHGHRTFAIIGGPGNIRTSVDRRNGFVDTLSRHGLSPIIEVSGDFSRDGGYSAARRLAAALELSPQSPRGRPPCVFAVTDVMAIGAIAAWRELGLSVPEHVCVAGFDDIPTLRDHVPSLSTVALSLVDIGRRAVDLALDEAAAGQCAHEFVPGTVILRHSSALNS; translated from the coding sequence ATGGCGGCGGTGAGATTGCAGGACGTCGCGGCGGCCGCGGGCGTCTCGCAGGCAACCGCTTCGCGGGTGCTCAACGGGTCTTCACGCGTTCCCGGCGTGGGTGTTGCCGACCGTGTTCGCGCTGCCGCCGCCGAGCTGGGGTACGTCCCGAATGCGCAGGCCCAGGCGTTGGCGCGGTCGTCGACCGGACTGATCGGCCTGGTGGTGCACGATGTGGCCGACCCGTACTTCTCCTCCATCGTCCGAGGCGTTCAGGCGCAGGCCCGGGCAGCGGGGAAGCTGGTGTTGCTCGCCAGCACCGAACGCGATTTCGATGTCGAGCGTCAGTCGGTCAGCACATTCATCTCCCACCGGGCAGACGCCATCATCTTGGCCGGGTCCCGCCAGAGCGGAGACCTCGACCGCGACCTCGAGCAGGAGTTCGCGGTCTATCGCGAGAACGGCGGCAAGGTGGTCGTCATCGGCCAGCCCCTGTCGTTCGGAGCCGCCGTTGAGCCGGAGAACTGGTCGGCCTCAGGACAATTGGCCGAAGCCCTCTACCAGCATGGACACCGCACATTCGCGATCATCGGCGGACCGGGCAACATCCGCACGTCCGTCGACCGCCGAAACGGATTCGTGGATACCCTGAGCAGGCACGGGCTCAGCCCCATCATCGAGGTTTCCGGGGACTTCTCACGGGACGGGGGATACAGCGCGGCACGACGACTCGCCGCGGCGCTGGAGTTGAGTCCGCAGAGTCCTCGAGGCCGGCCACCCTGCGTTTTCGCGGTCACCGACGTGATGGCGATAGGTGCCATCGCCGCATGGCGCGAGCTGGGACTCAGTGTGCCCGAACATGTCTGCGTGGCCGGTTTCGACGACATCCCCACCCTGCGCGATCATGTCCCCAGCCTGTCCACAGTCGCCCTGTCGTTGGTCGACATCGGCCGGCGTGCAGTGGATCTGGCCCTCGACGAAGCAGCCGCTGGGCAGTGTGCCCACGAGTTCGTTCCGGGCACCGTGATCTTGCGTCACAGCAGCGCCTTGAACAGCTGA
- a CDS encoding LysR family transcriptional regulator has protein sequence MADAWFITLAELENTSAAARKLHLTQPTLSRMLGRLERELGVELFDRHAKRLRLNAYGQIYLGHLRRAVAEMDAARHEIADRAGPVEGSIDLGFLHSFGVWLVPTLIGEFRRQMSPRVGFTLTQGAAESILDRVVAGPADLAIVSPRPRSNDVGWAPIMRQRLALAVPADHPFAVRDEITMTEARDESFVAMGPTFGMRRILEELCAEADFRPQITFEATELGTVAGFVAAGLGVAVIPVEDNPQLPTGLTLLPLTGDRSSRDVGLIWHRDRAMTPVARRFRDYVTEWAAERR, from the coding sequence ATGGCCGACGCCTGGTTCATCACCCTCGCGGAACTCGAGAACACGTCCGCGGCCGCTCGCAAGCTGCATCTGACGCAACCCACGTTGTCGCGGATGCTCGGCAGGCTCGAACGAGAGCTCGGGGTGGAATTGTTCGACCGACACGCCAAGCGGCTCCGGCTCAACGCCTATGGGCAGATCTACCTCGGGCATCTGCGCCGGGCCGTCGCCGAGATGGATGCCGCCCGCCACGAGATCGCCGACCGAGCCGGTCCGGTGGAAGGGTCGATCGACCTGGGCTTCCTGCACTCTTTCGGGGTCTGGCTGGTGCCGACCCTGATCGGGGAGTTCCGGCGCCAGATGTCGCCCCGGGTCGGCTTCACCCTCACCCAGGGTGCTGCTGAATCCATCCTCGACCGGGTGGTCGCGGGGCCGGCGGACCTCGCCATAGTGTCGCCGCGACCACGGAGCAACGATGTGGGGTGGGCGCCGATCATGCGTCAGCGCCTGGCCCTCGCCGTACCCGCCGACCATCCGTTTGCGGTCCGCGACGAGATCACCATGACCGAGGCGCGCGACGAGTCGTTTGTCGCGATGGGGCCGACGTTCGGCATGCGACGGATCCTGGAGGAGTTGTGCGCTGAGGCGGACTTCCGGCCGCAGATCACCTTCGAGGCCACCGAGCTGGGGACGGTCGCGGGCTTCGTGGCCGCGGGCCTCGGGGTTGCGGTGATACCGGTCGAGGACAACCCGCAGCTGCCCACGGGCCTCACCCTGCTCCCACTGACCGGTGACCGCAGTTCGCGCGACGTCGGGCTGATCTGGCATCGCGACCGCGCGATGACGCCGGTTGCCAGACGATTCCGCGACTACGTGACCGAATGGGCGGCCGAGCGGCGGTGA
- a CDS encoding ABC transporter ATP-binding protein, whose protein sequence is MNATTIEPPNTVTDSAVSVENLSVHFSSKRGEVTALDDVQLHVREGEFVTIAGPSGCGKSTLLKVVAGLTNASHGSVRLRGSEVKGPQRGIGYVFQRAALLEWRTVRKNILIQAEMRGMNKRAAAAKADQLIEMTGLTGFEGALPHELSGGMQQRVSLCRALLHEPEVLLMDEPFGALDALTRERMNVELHRIWRETGTTVMLVTHSVAEAVYLANRVVVMSPRPGRIVEILDVDLPAERDYSATMERPEFIAVANRVRDLLGATTSAD, encoded by the coding sequence ATGAATGCCACGACTATCGAACCCCCGAACACCGTGACAGATTCGGCGGTGTCCGTCGAGAACCTGAGCGTGCACTTCTCCTCCAAGCGCGGTGAGGTCACCGCGCTCGACGACGTGCAGTTGCACGTGCGTGAAGGCGAGTTCGTCACGATCGCCGGACCGTCCGGTTGCGGAAAGTCAACGTTGCTGAAGGTGGTTGCGGGACTTACCAACGCATCTCACGGCAGTGTGCGGCTGCGCGGCAGCGAGGTCAAAGGCCCGCAGAGGGGCATCGGCTATGTCTTCCAGCGAGCGGCCCTTCTCGAGTGGCGGACCGTTCGCAAGAACATCTTGATCCAGGCCGAGATGCGCGGCATGAACAAACGCGCTGCCGCCGCGAAAGCCGATCAGCTGATCGAGATGACCGGACTCACCGGTTTCGAGGGTGCGCTCCCCCATGAATTGTCCGGTGGTATGCAACAACGCGTCTCGCTGTGCCGGGCGCTGTTGCACGAGCCCGAGGTGCTGCTGATGGACGAACCCTTCGGTGCGTTGGATGCGCTCACTCGTGAGCGGATGAACGTCGAACTCCATCGGATCTGGCGAGAGACCGGCACCACCGTGATGCTTGTGACCCACTCGGTCGCCGAAGCGGTGTATCTCGCGAATCGAGTGGTGGTGATGAGTCCGCGGCCCGGTCGCATCGTGGAGATCCTCGACGTCGACCTTCCGGCGGAGCGCGACTACAGCGCGACCATGGAACGACCCGAGTTCATCGCGGTCGCCAACCGGGTACGTGATCTCCTCGGGGCAACAACCAGCGCCGATTGA
- a CDS encoding ABC transporter permease translates to MAVTTSVEIRSAALQASPLTPTRHRRFPSFRNTWSGLWRPLALVAVLVAAWWAVTKFELVAPYILPSPGDTWQTMVDNASYLTTHTWVTTYETVAGFLIAAVIGEAVAVMMLYSPSVEKTMYPLILFAQVIPKIAIAPLFVVWLGFGPSPKILVAVLMAFFPIVISGMAGLRSVDPEIVELTSTMGAGRWKTFAKVRFPASLPQLLSGLKIAATLAVTGAVVGEFVGANEGLGYVILQANGNIDTAMLFAALIIMSLLGIILFMIIELAEKLLIPWHASRRSTASVGASAV, encoded by the coding sequence ATGGCGGTAACAACGTCGGTCGAGATCCGTTCTGCTGCGTTGCAGGCGTCACCCCTCACGCCGACGCGTCACCGACGGTTTCCCTCGTTCCGAAATACTTGGTCCGGCCTTTGGCGGCCGCTCGCCCTGGTAGCGGTGCTCGTCGCCGCCTGGTGGGCGGTGACCAAGTTCGAACTGGTTGCGCCGTACATCCTTCCGTCACCGGGCGACACCTGGCAGACGATGGTGGACAACGCTTCGTACCTCACCACCCACACCTGGGTCACCACCTACGAAACCGTCGCCGGCTTCCTCATCGCCGCCGTGATCGGCGAAGCAGTCGCGGTGATGATGCTCTACTCGCCGAGCGTCGAGAAGACGATGTACCCGTTGATCCTGTTCGCACAGGTCATCCCGAAGATCGCGATCGCGCCACTGTTCGTGGTGTGGCTCGGCTTCGGACCCAGCCCCAAAATCCTTGTCGCCGTGCTGATGGCGTTCTTCCCCATCGTCATCTCCGGGATGGCCGGTCTGCGCTCGGTGGATCCGGAGATCGTCGAGCTCACCTCCACGATGGGCGCCGGACGCTGGAAGACCTTCGCCAAGGTGCGCTTTCCTGCCTCTCTTCCGCAGCTCCTGTCCGGACTGAAGATCGCTGCGACGCTCGCCGTCACCGGTGCCGTGGTCGGCGAGTTCGTGGGGGCCAACGAGGGTCTGGGCTACGTGATCCTGCAGGCCAACGGAAACATTGACACCGCAATGCTGTTCGCGGCGCTGATCATCATGTCCCTGCTCGGGATCATCCTGTTCATGATCATCGAGCTCGCCGAGAAGCTGCTCATCCCATGGCATGCCTCGCGCCGATCCACCGCGTCTGTCGGCGCATCGGCCGTCTGA
- a CDS encoding MFS transporter, whose product MIHFHSWPTSGTLGSVTRSPISPPRPIPPRAGYRTGERGYRRTAFALFTAGMATFMTLYYVQGLLPMFSDHYGVTPAVSALAVSVTTGLLAVAIVPASVLSERFGRVRVMTISAVSAAALGVVLPWSPTFELLLAGRAVQGILCAGVPAVAMAYLAEEIDARSLGTAMGIYVSGTTIGGLTGRLIPTLVVDFTAWQWALEVVSAVALIFAAMFSRLVPPSKHFRPHAISTKRTMQNLAIHLRDVPLLCLFGLAFVLMGGFVTVYNFLGYRLLADPFDLPAVLAGTVFLLYLAGTASSAVAGRLSDSWGRERVLVTAMCVMVAGLALSVPDWLPTVLAGIFFFTAGFFAAHSVASGWVSARATDHRAEASSLYLLGYYLGSSIVGACGGVAFAVGGWIGLAGYVAAFLIAGVGLTAVLLRSISRPAATPKLPEPIES is encoded by the coding sequence ATGATTCATTTCCACTCGTGGCCCACGAGTGGAACCCTGGGTTCGGTGACCCGCTCGCCGATCAGCCCTCCGCGCCCGATCCCGCCCCGCGCCGGATATCGGACCGGCGAGCGTGGCTACCGCAGAACTGCGTTCGCGCTGTTCACCGCGGGGATGGCGACATTCATGACGCTGTACTACGTGCAGGGTCTGCTGCCGATGTTCTCGGACCACTACGGGGTTACGCCGGCCGTCTCGGCACTGGCCGTCTCCGTCACCACAGGTCTTCTCGCCGTGGCGATCGTGCCCGCCAGCGTGTTGTCGGAGCGGTTCGGCAGAGTCCGGGTGATGACCATCTCGGCGGTGTCGGCCGCTGCGCTGGGCGTGGTGCTGCCGTGGAGTCCGACGTTCGAACTGCTGCTGGCGGGACGCGCAGTCCAGGGAATCCTCTGCGCAGGAGTCCCCGCAGTGGCCATGGCCTACCTCGCCGAGGAGATCGACGCCCGATCGCTGGGCACGGCGATGGGGATCTACGTCTCCGGCACCACGATCGGAGGCCTGACCGGCCGCCTGATCCCCACCCTCGTGGTCGACTTCACGGCGTGGCAGTGGGCGCTGGAGGTTGTGTCCGCGGTGGCGCTCATCTTCGCAGCGATGTTCTCGCGCCTGGTCCCGCCATCCAAACACTTTCGGCCACATGCGATCTCGACGAAGCGGACAATGCAGAACCTCGCCATCCACCTGCGCGACGTCCCGCTCCTGTGTTTGTTCGGGCTCGCGTTTGTGCTGATGGGTGGGTTCGTCACGGTGTACAACTTTCTCGGGTACCGCCTGCTCGCCGACCCGTTCGATCTGCCTGCAGTTCTGGCCGGAACGGTCTTCCTGCTGTATCTCGCCGGAACCGCATCCTCAGCTGTGGCGGGCAGGTTGTCGGATTCCTGGGGACGTGAACGCGTGCTCGTGACCGCGATGTGTGTGATGGTCGCCGGGTTGGCGCTCAGCGTTCCCGATTGGCTGCCAACGGTTCTGGCCGGCATCTTCTTCTTCACCGCCGGTTTCTTCGCGGCCCATTCGGTGGCCAGCGGGTGGGTCAGTGCCCGGGCCACCGATCACCGAGCCGAGGCATCCTCGCTCTATCTGCTCGGCTACTACCTCGGGAGTTCGATCGTCGGGGCCTGCGGTGGGGTCGCGTTCGCGGTGGGAGGCTGGATCGGCCTGGCCGGTTACGTGGCAGCGTTTCTGATCGCCGGGGTGGGCCTCACCGCCGTCTTGCTGCGATCGATCAGCCGGCCTGCGGCGACCCCGAAATTGCCTGAGCCCATCGAGAGCTGA
- a CDS encoding ABC transporter substrate-binding protein, which produces MKLKTLVVAAIATTLALAGCGGGAAEKKPGADGQATATSLMLNWYPYGEHAPFYYGVQEGIFAKHGIDLTIKAGQGSTKTAQAAGSNQTDFGWADTPAVVSNIGKGVKIKSVGVFLQTTPSAVQVYADSGITKPADLAGKTIAVSAGDAPTTTFPIYLEKAGVPADQVKQQSLDAAGKVAAMLSGKVDGLIGFAHDQGPTIANKSGRDMRYLRYSDVGLNFYSNGLIANNGMIESSPELVQAMVDATSEAFTAAAANPEAAVAAMEGKDPQMPPKEVLLQQWTETIPLLSTAGTKGEAPGVNTDEDWAATIAVLSDSGLLENAGEPSQYWDSAFTPTDTK; this is translated from the coding sequence ATGAAACTGAAAACTCTTGTGGTCGCGGCCATTGCGACGACACTCGCACTCGCCGGCTGCGGTGGTGGAGCCGCGGAGAAGAAGCCCGGCGCCGACGGCCAGGCCACCGCGACATCGCTGATGCTCAACTGGTACCCCTACGGCGAGCACGCTCCGTTCTATTACGGGGTGCAGGAGGGCATTTTCGCCAAACACGGAATCGACCTCACGATCAAGGCCGGGCAGGGATCGACCAAGACCGCGCAGGCCGCCGGTTCGAACCAGACCGACTTCGGCTGGGCCGACACCCCTGCCGTGGTGAGCAATATCGGCAAGGGCGTCAAGATCAAGAGCGTCGGGGTGTTCTTGCAGACAACGCCATCGGCGGTGCAGGTCTACGCCGATTCCGGCATCACGAAACCGGCCGACCTGGCCGGCAAGACCATTGCAGTCTCGGCAGGCGACGCCCCGACCACGACGTTCCCGATCTACCTGGAGAAGGCCGGTGTGCCCGCCGACCAGGTGAAGCAACAGAGCCTCGACGCCGCCGGCAAGGTCGCGGCCATGTTGTCAGGAAAGGTCGACGGGCTCATCGGATTCGCACATGACCAGGGCCCGACCATCGCCAACAAGAGCGGGCGCGACATGCGTTACCTCCGCTATTCCGATGTGGGACTGAACTTTTACAGCAACGGCCTGATCGCCAACAACGGAATGATCGAGAGCTCACCCGAACTGGTGCAGGCAATGGTCGACGCCACCAGCGAAGCCTTCACCGCCGCCGCAGCCAACCCCGAGGCAGCAGTGGCCGCGATGGAGGGCAAGGATCCCCAGATGCCGCCAAAGGAAGTTCTGCTGCAGCAGTGGACGGAAACCATTCCGCTGCTCTCGACCGCCGGCACCAAAGGTGAGGCACCCGGAGTCAACACCGACGAAGACTGGGCCGCGACGATCGCGGTGCTGAGCGACTCCGGTCTGCTCGAGAACGCCGGCGAACCCTCGCAGTACTGGGATTCGGCCTTCACCCCCACCGATACCAAGTGA
- a CDS encoding glucose-6-phosphate dehydrogenase (NADP(+)) has protein sequence MPDESSAVVFVLFGATGDLAKRMVLPSFYELAREGLLPDTWALIGNGRGHRSDDEFRDHVRQSVTTFDAAPDETQWADFAKNVRFAGGGFSVDDPGDLPKVIDDLRGQLGDDIQLVHYIALPPTTFSDYTAALGVHGLADGARVVYEKPFGTSPDDFRKLDVAVHDVFDEKQVYRIDHFLGKESTQNLHVLRFANGMVSGVWNREHVEQVQIDVPETLDIDDRAVFYDATGAFLDMVVTHLFQVAAEVAMEPPLSLDADDLQGARESVIAAFRPLDPAEVVYGQYEGFRDTEGIADDSQTETFVAARMWVDTDRWRDVPFVMRTGKMLNRSTQRVSLVFRRPDGPIKDLPPEGTVLTFDLKGDGSIDMAMTVKEPGSGTSLSVGHMSLPLDSVADGLAPYSRLILDVLRGDRSLFTRPDGLAHVWEVAAPVLDNPPVPQSYSPGSAGPDAADQLVGPCGWISD, from the coding sequence ATGCCCGATGAGAGCAGCGCGGTTGTATTCGTTCTATTCGGTGCCACAGGTGATCTCGCCAAACGCATGGTGCTGCCGTCCTTCTACGAACTGGCCCGCGAGGGGTTGCTCCCCGACACGTGGGCGCTGATCGGCAACGGGCGGGGGCACCGCTCCGACGACGAGTTCCGCGACCACGTCCGGCAGTCGGTCACGACATTCGATGCGGCACCCGACGAGACCCAGTGGGCCGATTTCGCGAAGAACGTCCGATTCGCCGGAGGTGGCTTCTCCGTCGACGACCCGGGCGATCTGCCAAAAGTCATCGACGACCTCCGCGGACAACTCGGCGACGACATTCAGTTGGTCCACTACATCGCGCTGCCGCCCACCACCTTTTCCGATTACACCGCCGCCCTCGGGGTACACGGTCTCGCCGACGGCGCGCGCGTGGTCTACGAAAAGCCCTTCGGCACTTCACCGGACGACTTCCGGAAGCTCGATGTCGCCGTACACGACGTGTTCGATGAGAAGCAGGTCTACCGGATCGACCACTTCCTGGGTAAGGAGAGCACCCAGAACCTGCATGTACTCCGGTTCGCCAACGGCATGGTGTCCGGCGTGTGGAACCGGGAGCACGTCGAGCAGGTCCAGATCGACGTCCCCGAGACGTTGGACATCGATGACCGGGCGGTCTTCTATGACGCCACCGGCGCGTTCCTCGACATGGTGGTGACCCATCTGTTCCAGGTCGCCGCGGAGGTGGCGATGGAGCCGCCGCTGAGCCTCGACGCCGACGATCTGCAGGGCGCCCGCGAGTCGGTGATCGCCGCCTTCCGCCCGCTTGACCCGGCCGAGGTGGTCTACGGCCAATACGAGGGTTTCCGGGACACCGAAGGAATTGCCGACGATTCACAGACAGAGACATTTGTGGCGGCGCGCATGTGGGTCGACACCGACCGCTGGCGTGACGTGCCGTTCGTGATGCGCACGGGCAAGATGCTCAACCGCAGTACCCAGCGGGTGAGCCTTGTGTTCCGTCGACCTGACGGGCCGATCAAGGATCTCCCACCAGAGGGCACGGTGCTCACCTTCGATCTCAAGGGCGACGGGTCGATCGACATGGCGATGACCGTGAAGGAACCGGGCTCGGGCACCTCCTTGTCCGTCGGACACATGTCGCTGCCCCTCGACAGCGTCGCCGACGGCCTCGCCCCGTACTCACGGCTGATCCTCGACGTCTTACGCGGTGATCGCTCCCTGTTCACCAGGCCGGACGGTCTGGCACACGTCTGGGAGGTCGCGGCCCCGGTTCTCGACAATCCTCCTGTGCCACAGTCTTATTCCCCTGGGTCAGCAGGTCCTGATGCTGCCGACCAACTCGTCGGACCCTGTGGGTGGATCTCCGACTGA